Proteins from a single region of Sporosarcina sp. P33:
- a CDS encoding APC family permease codes for MEKRTELSKALKPHWVVAIAFGSAIGWGAFVLPTDWMAAAGPIGVILGILIGALLVMVIAVSYGYMVEKFPVSGGEFVFTYLGFGRINAFICGWFVTLSYVTSVALNASAIIVLFKFLYPQIVEIGYMYTIAGWDVYVSQIIIAAIALIVFGIANIRGISLTGRMQFIFSAILFSGAMIVGLGMTFHPDTAFSNLRPAFNMEIGSLSSILIIVATAPFLYSGFNNIAQASEEFSFSSKRAFKLMILALGAGGLVYSIMVYATAMATPWQGLVAGQPVWGTGDVVKSLFGNVGMTLLTAALCMGIFTGINGFLVSSSRMLLAMGRARILPQAFTKIHPKYHTPYIGIITAVVVCFITPWFGRPALLWIVDMTATGVAIAYLYTCASAYRFFDWKDSAARKLTSLAGALISLVFLGLLFIPGSPAFLAMPSLIAMVVWVLIGVIFYAMYGKRYNAIPKEELDVFILGDELSKTLTNDSFHRMKQENERLGLQKSVQNNI; via the coding sequence ATGGAGAAAAGGACAGAGTTATCTAAAGCTCTAAAACCACACTGGGTTGTCGCCATTGCATTTGGTTCTGCCATAGGCTGGGGAGCATTCGTACTGCCGACCGACTGGATGGCGGCAGCGGGACCAATAGGCGTGATATTAGGGATTTTAATTGGTGCCCTGTTGGTTATGGTCATCGCAGTCAGCTATGGATACATGGTAGAGAAGTTTCCTGTCTCCGGGGGCGAGTTCGTATTTACATATCTGGGATTCGGCAGAATTAATGCCTTTATATGTGGCTGGTTCGTTACATTATCATACGTAACCTCGGTCGCGTTGAACGCTTCAGCGATTATAGTGCTGTTTAAATTTTTGTATCCGCAAATCGTGGAAATCGGCTATATGTATACGATCGCAGGCTGGGACGTTTATGTCAGTCAAATTATCATAGCGGCAATCGCCCTAATTGTCTTTGGTATAGCGAATATTCGTGGTATTAGCCTGACAGGACGTATGCAATTCATTTTCAGTGCCATTCTGTTCAGCGGAGCAATGATTGTAGGGCTAGGTATGACGTTCCACCCTGATACGGCATTTTCCAACTTGCGCCCCGCATTCAATATGGAAATCGGCAGCTTATCTTCCATTTTGATAATTGTGGCAACAGCTCCGTTCTTATATTCAGGCTTCAATAATATTGCACAAGCATCTGAAGAGTTTAGTTTTTCTTCTAAGCGTGCATTTAAGTTAATGATTCTGGCGCTGGGTGCAGGCGGGCTTGTATACTCCATAATGGTTTACGCAACAGCAATGGCCACGCCTTGGCAAGGTTTAGTTGCAGGACAGCCTGTATGGGGTACCGGCGATGTAGTAAAAAGCTTATTCGGTAATGTAGGTATGACATTATTGACGGCAGCATTGTGTATGGGAATTTTCACGGGTATTAACGGGTTCCTCGTTTCTTCGAGCCGAATGCTTCTGGCGATGGGCCGCGCACGTATTTTACCGCAAGCCTTCACGAAGATTCATCCGAAGTACCATACACCTTATATAGGGATCATTACGGCGGTGGTCGTATGCTTTATCACCCCTTGGTTTGGTCGTCCTGCATTGCTGTGGATTGTAGATATGACAGCAACAGGCGTGGCAATCGCCTATCTGTATACTTGTGCTTCTGCTTACCGTTTCTTCGATTGGAAAGACAGTGCAGCGCGCAAGTTGACTTCATTGGCTGGTGCACTTATCAGTCTGGTATTCCTTGGTCTGTTGTTTATCCCAGGATCGCCTGCATTCCTGGCAATGCCTTCTCTGATCGCAATGGTTGTCTGGGTGCTGATCGGTGTAATATTTTACGCAATGTACGGCAAAAGATATAATGCGATTCCGAAAGAAGAGCTGGATGTATTCATTTTAGGAGATGAGCTCTCTAAGACGCTTACAAATGACAGCTTCCACCGGATGAAACAGGAAAATGAGCGTCTGGGTTTACAAAAATCAGTACAAAATAATATATAA